The Rosa chinensis cultivar Old Blush chromosome 7, RchiOBHm-V2, whole genome shotgun sequence DNA segment TTTTGCAGAAAACTTCATTAACACAATTAACATGCATTGCCATCAATAATATCAGTATTACCAAAACAGAAATCATCTTTATAAAAcaacaatctaatattattacttgaaaagctaaaatCACCATcttttacaaattgagaacaaGATACTAGGTTTCTCTTTATTTCTGGAATACAATACACATTAGATAGTTCTAACACAAATTTATTCTTAAACAATAACTTGACAATTCCTACAGCTTGAACTTCTACTTTTTGTCCACTTGCAGTACATACTTTAGTCTCATTCCTTCTTGGGATTGTTATTCTGGATAATCCTTGCAATGAGTTCACAATGTGAATAGGTGAACTAGTATCAAACCACCAGGAATTGTCAGTTTCAAAACCATTTGACTCAACAGAGAAAACAGATTTAAGTAAAAAGTTACATTTTTTATTCAGCCAATTCTTGAAGCCATCACAATCCTTCTTGAAATGTCCAACTTTCTTGCAAAAGAAGCATTTCACTTGACTTTGTGATGCATTGAGAGATTTACCCTTTGTGAAATCAGATTTCACAAGGTTCTTAGATGAACTTCCCTTGAAATATTTTCCAGAATTTTTCTTAAACTTGGGTTCTCCCAAGTAGTTCACAGGGTTTCCCATGTAGTTTATGGTTATAGCCTTACCCCTCTTGAGTACCTCAGTCTCTTCCTGTACACACATGGAGATGAGTTCATCAAGACTCCATTTTTCCTTCTGAGTGTTGTAGAGACTCTTGAGATGACTGTATTGGTCTGGCAATAAGTTAAGTAGCAGATACACCAAGAAGGCATCTTCAACTATCATGTTTAGGCCCTTCAACTTTCTAGCAGTGTCTATCCCTTGCATAATGTACTCCATGATGCTTCCTTATCCATTGAACCTCATCTTGATCAGTTTATTCATCAAATTTCCAGTCTCAGCTTTGTCAGACACCTTGTACTTGTCTCCAATGGAGTTGAAAAACACCCTTGCATTTTCAGAATCTGGAACTCCTCCCTTCACTGCATCTGTCATGTTTTTCTTCATGCAGATCAAGGCCATTCTATTATGCCTATGCCACTGCAGGTACTTGTCCTTAGTCTCCTTGCTTGCATTAGCAGCTGGCTCCTGTGGTGGATCCTCCCTTAGCACATGATCAAAGTCTAGAATTCCCAGGTTTAATTCAATGTCTCCCTTCCATTTCTTGTAGTTTGATCCATTGAGCAGTTCAATATTACTGATGCTCATTGGAAAATGTAGTGCTGCAATATGTATTGATGTATTTAGTATGGTATCTACATACCATTGAC contains these protein-coding regions:
- the LOC112177303 gene encoding uncharacterized protein LOC112177303, which codes for MSISNIELLNGSNYKKWKGDIELNLGILDFDHVLREDPPQEPAANASKETKDKYLQWHRHNRMALICMKKNMTDAVKGGVPDSENARVFFNSIGDKYKVSDKAETGNLMNKLIKMRFNG